In Primulina eburnea isolate SZY01 chromosome 5, ASM2296580v1, whole genome shotgun sequence, a single window of DNA contains:
- the LOC140831795 gene encoding protein FANTASTIC FOUR 3-like, protein MSTTVCQNIVFSCFETQLMAETATTLKLRVAEALPASDSQFTNWGCRRIFYGDPTNSKESLKNSGFYADPLAERSSISRLSAKSLEMCTENLGSETGTDTITGGSIFSSSTSSFDQENSLSSKENHQEKLRNRERQPINEEANPCRKFPPPLTTMSGTGSIQVVRHCEGGRLIIEAVERPLRNSYLQAERSGGRLRLCYLTGSESDSDIDTAELPQEDEEEVVEQSGSGFESGTEEFGFKMLSRCKERGHENDGLCSNWKPAFWVATS, encoded by the coding sequence atgtCAACCACAGTGTgtcaaaatattgttttttcttGCTTTGAAACTCAACTCATGGCAGAAACCGCCACCACTTTAAAGCTCAGAGTAGCGGAGGCGCTGCCGGCGTCGGATTCTCAGTTTACCAACTGGGGTTGTCGCCGGATCTTCTATGGCGATCCCACGAACAGTAAAGAATCATTGAAGAATTCCGGTTTTTATGCAGACCCTTTAGCTGAAAGATCATCGATTTCGAGGCTCAGTGCTAAAAGCCTGGAAATGTGCACGGAAAATCTAGGGAGCGAAACGGGCACTGATACCATCACCGGTGGCAGCATTTTTTCGTCTTCTACTTCGTCTTTCGATCAGGAAAATTCATTGAGCTCTAAAGAGAATCATCAAGAAAAGTTGAGGAACAGAGAGAGACAGCCAATAAACGAGGAGGCGAATCCCTGTCGGAAATTCCCGCCGCCGCTGACGACGATGAGTGGGACGGGTTCGATACAGGTGGTGCGCCACTGTGAAGGCGGAAGGCTGATCATTGAGGCGGTGGAGAGGCCGTTGAGGAATTCTTATCTGCAGGCGGAGAGGAGTGGCGGCAGGCTCAGGTTGTGTTATCTGACGGGTTCGGAGTCCGACTCGGATATTGACACGGCGGAGCTGCCTCAGGAGGATGAGGAAGAGGTGGTGGAGCAGTCCGGATCGGGGTTTGAATCGGGGACGGAAGAATTTGGGTTCAAAATGTTGAGTCGGTGTAAGGAGAGGGGACATGAAAATGATGGGTTGTGTAGTAATTGGAAACCTGCATTTTGGGTGGCAACTTCTTGa